The Pseudomonas viciae genomic interval CCATAGGGTTCAAGGGGAGCAACAAGATGATCAAACGTAATCTGCTGGTAATGGGCCTGGCGGTCCTGTTGAGCGCCTGCGGCTTCCAGCTGCGCGGCACCGGCACCACCGAGCTGGCCATCACGGAGCTGGACCTCAGCGCACGGGACGCTTATGGCGAAACCGTTAAAATGCTGCGCGTAGCCTTGGAAAACAGCGGGGTCAAGGTTTACAACGGCGCGCCCTACAAGCTGATACTGACCCGTGAACAGCAAAGCCAGCGCAGCCTGAGCTATGCAGGTGCCGGTCGCTCGGCCGAGTACGAGCTGACCAACGTGCTGAACTACGAGATCCGTGGCCGGA includes:
- the lptE gene encoding LPS assembly lipoprotein LptE, which translates into the protein MIKRNLLVMGLAVLLSACGFQLRGTGTTELAITELDLSARDAYGETVKMLRVALENSGVKVYNGAPYKLILTREQQSQRSLSYAGAGRSAEYELTNVLNYEIRGRNDLSLLDDKLQVQKVYLHDGNNITGSDQESTEVRGEMRRELVQRMMLRLQQLSPAQLEELQQTADARAKAEAEALEAARKAEAETPQQSPMQIPAE